The genomic stretch GGAAGGGGTGTGATGTCCTCCTCCGCCATTTCAGCCGAACGCCTTGGGCAGGTCATCGGTAGGCTTGGCAACGATCTGGTGCGCGTCGCGCCACAGAACCTCGCACTGGCGCGTCGAGGTGATCGAGCGCACCGGCAAACCGCCCTCCTCGATCAACCAGGCGCAATAGCGCGCCCGGCTGATCGCTTCCCTGGCGTCTGGATGAAACCAACAGATGCCCCAGATCGGGTTGCGCCGCCTGAAGTGCCGGCTAACCCGGCCAGGAAGCGGCAAATGCCGGTTGAACCGTCGAACTGCCCCTGCAGTTCGCCATGGATCCAGTCCGGGCAGCCGGTATGATGCAGATACCAGGACGCATGAAAGAAGCCCGTTTCCACCCGGCTGTCGGGATGGATCAGGGGCGTTACAAACCGCACATACATAATAACACCCGCAGTGCTTGCTTGCACCGCGTTCCTCTCGCTCAAATTCGGAATATGGAAAGCCGCCCTCCGGCGGCGTTAGCCCATGGCCGGAGGGAGACATCTTGTGAAATGCATATCCATGCTTTTCATCGTTGCCTCCGAGGAGTGTCAGTTACAAAAGAACGCCGCGTATTGAACGAAGCCCGCAGCGTTCGGGCGTGGGCTGATACATGGGTTCCGATGCGGCATCAAGAGATTTGAGGAAGCGACGACAAGATGGCCACGCTCCAAACCCAGATCTCCCCTTCCTCCGACACGTTTCGCGCCAACGCCGAACGCATGCGCGCACTGGTCGCCGACATCGCCGAAAAAGCCGCGGCCGTCGAGCGCGGCGGATCGGACGAGGCGCGCGAGCGCCACGTCTCGCGCGGCAAGCTGTTGCCGCGCGAACGCCTCGCCCAGTTGCTCGACACCGGCTCGCCTTTCCTCGAGATCGGCCAGTTTGCGGCGTGGTCCATGTATGGCGAGGAGATTTCGTCGGCCGGCATGATCGCCGGCATCGGCCGTGTCGAAGGCACCGAGGTGATGGTCGTCGTCAACGATGCGACGGTGAAAGGCGGCACCTACTACCCGCTGACGGTGAAAAAGCACCTGCGCGCACAGGAGATCGCGCTGCAGAACAATCTGCCTTGCATCTATCTGGTCGACAGCGGCGGCGCCAATCTGCCCAACCAGGACGAGGTGTTTCCCGACCGCGAGCATTTCGGCCGCATCTTCTACAACCAGGCCAACATGTCGGCCGCGGGCATCCCGCAGATCGCCTGCGTCATGGGCTCCTGCACCGCGGGTGGGGCCTATGTGCCGGCGATGTCGGACGAGACGATCATGGTGCGCAACCAGGCGACCATTTTCCTCGGCGGCCCGCCGCTGGTGAAGGCGGCCACCGGCGAAGACGTCAGCGCCGAGGATCTGGGCGGCGCGGACGTGCATACGCGGCTTTCCGGCGTCGCCGACCACTATGCGATGGACGACGACCATGCGCTCGCAATTTGCCGTCGCATCGTCAAGAACCTGAATCGGAACAAGACCGTAAGCCTGAACTCTAGGAAAGCGATTCCGCCACTTCATCCGGCGGACGAACTCTACGGCATCGTGCCGACGGATCTGCGTCAGCCCTACGATGCGCGTGAGGTGATCGCGCGCCTTGTCGACGGTTCCGAGTTCGACGAGTTCAAGCAGAACTATGGCACCACGCTGATCACCGGCTTTGCCCATCTCCATGGCATGCCGGTCGGCATCATCGCCAACAATGGCGTGCTGTTTTCCGAAAGCGCGCTGAAGGGCGCGCACTTCATCGAGCTGTGCTGTCAGCGCAGGATCCCGCTTGTCTTCCTGCAG from Mesorhizobium sp. NZP2077 encodes the following:
- a CDS encoding carboxyl transferase domain-containing protein; translation: MATLQTQISPSSDTFRANAERMRALVADIAEKAAAVERGGSDEARERHVSRGKLLPRERLAQLLDTGSPFLEIGQFAAWSMYGEEISSAGMIAGIGRVEGTEVMVVVNDATVKGGTYYPLTVKKHLRAQEIALQNNLPCIYLVDSGGANLPNQDEVFPDREHFGRIFYNQANMSAAGIPQIACVMGSCTAGGAYVPAMSDETIMVRNQATIFLGGPPLVKAATGEDVSAEDLGGADVHTRLSGVADHYAMDDDHALAICRRIVKNLNRNKTVSLNSRKAIPPLHPADELYGIVPTDLRQPYDAREVIARLVDGSEFDEFKQNYGTTLITGFAHLHGMPVGIIANNGVLFSESALKGAHFIELCCQRRIPLVFLQNITGFMVGRKYEAGGIAKDGAKLVMAVATARVPKVTIIIGGSFGAGNYGMCGRAYSPRFLWMWPNARISVMGGEQAATVLAMVKREGIERKGGEWSTEEEAKFKKPILMKYEHEGHPLYSSARLWDDGIIDPAKTREVLALSLSAALNAEIEETRFGVFRM